In Haliaeetus albicilla chromosome 2, bHalAlb1.1, whole genome shotgun sequence, a single genomic region encodes these proteins:
- the SLC9A8 gene encoding sodium/hydrogen exchanger 8 isoform X2, with protein MFRPNMFFLLLLPPIIFESGYSLHKGNFFQNIGSITLFSVFGTAISAFIVGGGIYFLGQADVIYKLNMTDSFAFGSLISAVDPVATIAIFNALNVDPVLNMLVFGESILNDAVSIVLTNTAEGLTRENMSDVSGWQTFLQALGYFLKMFFGSAALGTLTGLISALVLKHIDLRKTPSLEFGMMIIFAYLPYGLAEGISLSGIMAILFSGIVMSHYTHHNLSPVTQILMQQTLRTVAFMCETCVFAFLGLSIFSFPHKFEMSFVIWCIVLVLFGRAVNIFPLSYLLNFFRDHKITPKMMFIMWFSGLRGAIPYALSLHLGLEPIEKRQLIGTTTIIIVLFTILLLGGGTMPLIRLIDIEDSKARKRNKKDINLSKTEKMGNTIESEHLSELTEEEYEAQYIKRQDLKGFMWFDAKYLNPFFTRRLTQEDLHNGRIQMKTLTNKWYEEVRQGPSGSEDDEQELL; from the exons atgtttcgtccaaatatgttttttctgctcttgcttCCACCTATTATATTTGAATCTGGATATTCATTGCACAAG ggtaatttttttcagaacatcGGTTCCATCACTCTGTTTTCAGTATTTGGCACTGCAATATCAGCTTTCATTGTAGGTGGAGGAATTTATTTCCTGGGCCAG GCTGATGTAATTTATAAACTCAACATGACAGACAG TTTTGCATTCGGCTCTTTAATATCTGCAGTTGACCCTGTGGCTACTATTGCCATTTTCAATGCCCTCAATGTGGATCCTGTACTTAACATGTTGGTTTTTGGAGAAAGCATTCTCAATGATGCAGTCTCTATTGTCTTGACCAA CACAGCAGAAGGTTTGACAAGAGAAAATATGTCAGATGTAAGTGGATGGCAAACCTTTCTACAGGCTCTGGGATACTTTCTTAAGATGTTCTTTGGCTCTGCAGCACTTGGCACACTTACTGGTCTTATTTCTGCATTA GTGCTAAAGCACATTGATTTAAGGAAGACACCCTCCCTAGAGTTTGGGATGATGATTATCTTCGCTTACCTTCCTTATGGACTTGCAGAAGGTATCTCACTCTCAG GTATCATGGCAATCCTCTTCTCTGGCATCGTGATGTCTCACTATACACACCATAACTTGTCCCCAGTTACACAGATTTTAATGCAGCAGACGCTGAGAACTGTTGCTTTCATGTGTG aaacGTGTGTTTTTGCATTTCTTGGCCTGTCGATTTTTAGTTTTCCTCACAAGTTTGAAATGTCCTTTGTCATCTGGTGCATA gtaCTTGTTCTGTTCGGTAGAGCAGTGAatattttcccactttcctACCTACTCAACTTTTTCCGTGATCATAAAATCACCCCCAAAATGATGTTTATCATGTGGTTTAGTG GTTTACGTGGTGCAATTCCCTATGCCCTCAGCCTCCATTTGGGCTTGGAACCAATAGAGAAGCGGCAGCTCATTGGGACAACAACAATCATCATAGTACTGTTCACGATTttgctgctgggaggaggaaCCATGCCCCTCATCAGACTGATTGACATTGAGGACTCCAAAGCACGCAAGAGGAACAAGAAGGACATTAATCTTAGCAAGACAGAGAAgatg GGAAATACCATAGAATCTGAACATTTATCAGAGCTCACAGAGGAAGAATATGAAGCCCAGTACATAAAACGCCAGGACCTCAAAGGGTTTATGTGGTTTGATGCCAAGTATTTGAATCCTTTCTTCACCAGAAGACTCACACAAGAA GACTTGCATAACGGGCGCATACAGATGAAAACCCTCACAAACAAATGGTATGAAGAGGTACGACAAGGACCCTCCGGATCTGAAGATGATGAGCAAGAGCTGCTATAG